The following coding sequences lie in one Rutidosis leptorrhynchoides isolate AG116_Rl617_1_P2 chromosome 4, CSIRO_AGI_Rlap_v1, whole genome shotgun sequence genomic window:
- the LOC139840011 gene encoding CDP-diacylglycerol--serine O-phosphatidyltransferase 1-like → MEANGYMRGRRRGHVAQYSDEVSTSTNDDEFDPWTAWAYKPRTISLLFIGACFLIWASGALDPESSSSTDLITSVKRGIWAMIAVFLTYCLLQAPSTLLIRPHPAIWRLVHGLAVVYLVALTFLLFQTRDNARQFMKYLHPDLGVELPEKSYGADCRIYVPDHPTNRFINVYETLFDEFVPAHIFGWWGKAIMIRNQPLLWVLSIGFEFMELTFRHILPNFNECWWDSIVLDILICNWFGIWAGMQTVRYFDGKTYEWVGISRQPNILGKVKRTLGQFTPAHWDKDEWHPLLGPWRFIQVLSLCIVFLTVEMNTFFLKFCLWIPPRNPLVVYRLVLWWLVAIPTIREYNSYLQDRKPVKKVGAFCWISLAICIIELLICIKFGHGLYPTPMPKWLVILWTSAGVGLSVFLLLWTRQSRRILKRKQI, encoded by the exons ATGGAGGCGAATGGTTATATGAGAGGAAGGAGAAGAGGTCATGTTGCTCAATATAGTGATGAAGTGAGCACATCAACTAATGATGATGAATTCGACCCATGGACCGCTTGGGCTTATAAGCCTCGAACCATTTCATTGTTATTCATTGGTGCATGTTTTCTTAT TTGGGCGAGTGGAGCTCTGGATCCTGAAAGTAGTTCATCGACTGATCTTATTACATCAGTCAAAAG GGGCATATGGGCAATGATTGCAGTTTTCCTGACTTATTGCTTGTTGCAAGCTCCTTCTAC ATTACTAATTAGGCCACATCCAGCAATTTGGCGCCTTGTTCATGGGTTAGCTGTTGTTTACCTCGTTGCGCTAACTTTTTTGCTTTTCCAG ACACGTGACAATGCTCGGCAGTTTATGAAGTATTTACACCCCGATCTTGGTGTTG AACTTCCCGAAAAATCATATGGTGCCGATTGTCGAATTTATGTACCTGATCATCCAACTAACAGGTTTATAAATGTTTAT GAGACACTTTTTGATGAATTTGTTCCTGCTCATATTTTTGGATGGTGGGGCAAAGCAATAATGATTCGTAATCAACCCCTTTTATGGGTATTATCAATCGGGTTTGAGTTCATGGAG CTAACTTTTCGCCACATTTTACCAAATTTCAATGAGTGTTGGTGGGACAGCATCGTTCTTGACATATTAATCTGCAATTGGTTTG GTATTTGGGCAGGAATGCAAACTGTTCGCTATTTTGATGGTAAGACGTACGAGTGGGTTGGAATAAGCCGTCAACCGAATATATTAGGCAAA GTGAAACGGACATTGGGCCAATTTACGCCTGCACATTGGGACAAAGATGAATGGCACCCACTTCTTGGTCCATGGCGGTTCATTCAAGTTCTTAGCCTTTGCATTGTGTTCTTAACGGTTGAAATGAACACGTTTTTCCTTAAGTTTTGCCTTTGGATTCCTCCTCGAAACCCGCTCGTTGTTTATAGATTGGTCCTTTGGTGGCTCGTTGCAATCCCAACAATTCGAGAATATAATTCTTACCTACAAGACCG GAAGCCGGTTAAAAAGGTAGGAGCTTTTTGTTGGATTTCGCTTGCCATATGCATCATTGAACTCCTCATCTGTATCAAATTTGGACATG GTTTATATCCAACTCCAATGCCGAAATGGCTGGTAATTTTGTGGACAAGTGCTGGTGTGGGCCTTTCGGTATTCTTATTGTTGTGGACACGGCAATCTCGTAGGATTTTAAAACGAAagcaaatatga